Proteins found in one Candidatus Delongbacteria bacterium genomic segment:
- a CDS encoding N-acetylmuramoyl-L-alanine amidase-like domain-containing protein — protein MTHPLLKTSQGRRLSALCWIGWLLVLALPLRAAEPKVEAFAARAAACPAPGPDCLVELGRSLLGTPYLKGALAGPRDPATGLTLSLSKVDCMVLLEWLLAGNSLAGRPAAGRADSLALALARVRFRDGLVNWKQRHHFFSDWLDSGPRLTDAGAGFSGARRRSVELNQREGQRRWVQGVPVRTQEVWWVPPGESTLDSLRDGDLVGLWAAKPGLDVTHVGIIVHEGGRVLLLNASSRAMKVRLEPLAEHPAWKKGLLVFRR, from the coding sequence GTGACACATCCGCTTCTGAAAACTTCACAGGGCCGGCGCTTGTCGGCCCTGTGCTGGATCGGCTGGCTGCTGGTGCTGGCGCTGCCACTCCGGGCGGCCGAACCCAAGGTGGAGGCCTTCGCCGCCCGCGCCGCGGCCTGCCCCGCTCCCGGGCCGGACTGCCTGGTGGAACTGGGACGCTCGCTGCTCGGCACGCCCTATCTCAAGGGCGCGCTGGCCGGCCCGCGCGATCCCGCCACGGGTCTGACCCTCAGCCTGTCCAAGGTGGACTGCATGGTGCTGCTGGAGTGGCTGCTGGCGGGCAACTCGCTGGCCGGACGGCCCGCGGCGGGCAGGGCGGACAGCCTGGCCCTGGCCCTGGCGCGCGTGCGGTTCCGCGATGGGCTCGTGAACTGGAAACAGCGTCACCACTTCTTCAGCGACTGGCTGGACTCGGGCCCGCGCCTGACGGACGCCGGCGCGGGGTTCAGCGGCGCCCGCCGGCGCAGCGTGGAGCTCAACCAGCGGGAAGGCCAGCGCCGCTGGGTCCAGGGCGTGCCCGTCCGCACGCAGGAGGTCTGGTGGGTCCCGCCGGGCGAGTCCACCCTGGACAGCCTGCGCGACGGCGATCTGGTGGGTCTCTGGGCGGCCAAGCCCGGCCTGGACGTGACCCACGTGGGGATCATCGTCCACGAGGGCGGGCGCGTGCTGCTGCTCAACGCCTCCAGCCGGGCCATGAAGGTGCGCCTGGAGCCGCTGGCCGAGCACCCGGCCTGGAAGAAGGGCCTGCTGGTCTTCCGGCGCTGA